CATATCGCCATAGAACTCACCGGCTTCTTTCAAAAGCTGGTTTCGCAGCTCCTTGAATTGTCCACTCTTAAGCAATAAGTCCTCGCCGACGCCACTGTGCAGTTTAGCAATCGCTTTCTGGGCTAGTTCGAAGCGTTTCTCCACCTTGACTTGCTCGGCAACCAATTCAGTGTTCTTGGCTGTGAGGTCACGGTTGGCCTGGAGTTTCACCACTAACACTCCCATAACTCCCGCCACGACGAGCGAAGTAATCACTGATGCGGTCGTCAAAGCTACGCGATTCTTTCTCACGAACTTGCGAAGACGATAGCTTCTGCTGGGCGGCACCGCAAGCACCGGTTCGCCTGCCAGATAGCGCTGTATATCCAAGGCAAAGCCATTCGCCGTCTCATAGCGGCGGGATCGGTCCTTTTCCAAGGATTTCATGACGATCCAGTCCAATTCGCCCCGCATGAGTTTTTTTAAATGGGCAGGGTCGGTCTGCCGGCCAGCGGCCAAGGAGGGAAGCGTGTTAGTCGAGCTCAGACGTGTGCTCGGGCGGGGCGGTTCTTCCTCGCGAATCAGACGTCGAATTTCCTCCCAGGCCGCTTCTTTGAAGCGGTTCTTTTCCAGCGGTGTGGTCCCGGTCAACAACTTGTAGAGGAGCACTCCCAGCGAATAAATATCCGACCGCGTGTCGACGTCCAAGTTGTTGAGTTGCGCCTGCTCGGGAGACATATATAGCGGCGTTCCAAGTACTGTTTCGTGAGCGGTGTGAAGGGTTCGCTCCGTCAGCGATTGGTGCATGGCTTTAGCCAGTCCAAAGTCAATAATCTTGGGGACCGGCTTATCATCGTAGGGCGCGACCAGAATATTCGAAGGCTTGAGATCGCGATGAATGATTCCTTTGTGATGGGCATGCTGGACGGCTTGACACACTTGTGCAAATAACTGCAAACGTTCGGGGATGCTGAGTCGGGCGGTATCGCAAAACTCGGTGATCCGAATCCCTTTGATGTACTCCATCACGAAGTAGGGTCGGCCGGTCTCCGTCAAGCCCCCGTCGAGTACCTTGGCGATATTGGGGTGGTCCATAAGGGCCAAGGCCTGCCGTTCCCCTTCGAAGCGGGCCAACACAGACTTCGAATCCATTCCTGCCTTGATGAGCTTAAGTGCGACCTTTCGGCGCACCGGTTGCGTTTGTTCCGCGACCCAGACGGTTCCCATACCTCCTTCGCCAATCGGCTCCAGCAGCTTGTAGCGACCGGCGATGATTGTACCCGATTGCTCCTTCGGTAGGTACGCCCCGGTTTCTTCGGGATCGCCGGGCTCCGGTCGATCCAGGATACCACGAACCCGGGCATCAGCTTCCAAGAGCAATTGAACTCGAGCGCGGAGCAGGGTGTCCGCCCCACAAGCTTCATCGAGAAACGCCTGCCGCTCGATAGGGGAATTCTTTTCCAACGCCGCTAGAAATAACGCTTCTTCGGTCATGACACGTTTCTCCGGCGATCGACTCGTAGGAGCCGTCCCAACTATAGGCGCCCTCGGAGCTGTAAACCCGTCAGGTAATTTAAGATTTTTTTTCCTCGAGCATGGCCGTGTACAGCCAGGCTCGGGCATACCGCCAGCCGCGCTCGGCCGTCGAAAGAGAAATACCCAGATGTTCGGCGATTTCCGGTAGAGTCATTCCTCCGAAAAATCGTAATTCCACGAGTTGAGCTTTGACCGGGTCATGGAGGGCGAATCGTTCCAAGGCCTCGTGCAGAGCCATCAAATTTTCTTCGGGAATCCCAGTTGCGAGAGCGTCAAGATCGACAGCCACGCGTTGCAGGTCGCCGCCGCGCTTCAGCCGGTCTTTCCGGCGGGCCGCTTCAATGAGAATGCGCCTCATCGCTACCGCGGCGGCGGCGAAGAAATGCCCTCGGCTAGCGAATTGTCGTTCCCCAAGCGGGCCCACCAAGCGCAAGTAGGCCTCGTGAACGAGGGCGGTCGCATCGAGAGTTTGGCCGGGGGCTTCGTTCGCCATGCGCGTCGCGGCGAGCTTACGAAGCTCCTCGTACACGAGTGGAAGGAGATCCGAGGCGGCCCGTCGATCCCCGTTATGTGCCCATTCAAGCAATTGAGTGAGATTCGACATGAAGGAATAGTCTATTTCCTACTCGATAAGCTGCCAGGAAGAGTTGAGAGCTTTCTGCTCCTGCAACGACACAACCACTTTACTCAAAAATACTTGCGGCTCCTCCGCTTTGGAAGTAGACTATTCGGGATTAGCGTCCAGCAGCGAATTCCTTCGAACCTACTTCCAAGGGCATCGAATCAGTGAAGCGGCCTACTATTACTGGCAAACAGAACTGAGGCGTCGGGAGGCTGAAGGTTCTCCCTTGTTCGTTTCGGTCAGACTGTTTAGCTTCGTAAGCATTTGATCTACCGTTCTAGAATCAAGAACATGTCGAACCTGTAGAATATCCGTGTCGCCAAACCTAGGATGCCGAACCCATGGCCACGCGTAAATCCAGAAACACCGATTCGACTTCCAAGCTCTCAGAATCCACATCCGAACTGCGTCAAGCTCTCACCCAGAGAAAGAAAGTCGAATTGGTGGAATTTCTACTGGTGTTGGCCGAGGAGGACCTAAGGATTCTTCGGAAACTCACGATCCGCTTTAAGATGACC
The genomic region above belongs to Telmatocola sphagniphila and contains:
- a CDS encoding ECF-type sigma factor, with the protein product MSNLTQLLEWAHNGDRRAASDLLPLVYEELRKLAATRMANEAPGQTLDATALVHEAYLRLVGPLGERQFASRGHFFAAAAVAMRRILIEAARRKDRLKRGGDLQRVAVDLDALATGIPEENLMALHEALERFALHDPVKAQLVELRFFGGMTLPEIAEHLGISLSTAERGWRYARAWLYTAMLEEKKS
- a CDS encoding serine/threonine protein kinase, with the protein product MTEEALFLAALEKNSPIERQAFLDEACGADTLLRARVQLLLEADARVRGILDRPEPGDPEETGAYLPKEQSGTIIAGRYKLLEPIGEGGMGTVWVAEQTQPVRRKVALKLIKAGMDSKSVLARFEGERQALALMDHPNIAKVLDGGLTETGRPYFVMEYIKGIRITEFCDTARLSIPERLQLFAQVCQAVQHAHHKGIIHRDLKPSNILVAPYDDKPVPKIIDFGLAKAMHQSLTERTLHTAHETVLGTPLYMSPEQAQLNNLDVDTRSDIYSLGVLLYKLLTGTTPLEKNRFKEAAWEEIRRLIREEEPPRPSTRLSSTNTLPSLAAGRQTDPAHLKKLMRGELDWIVMKSLEKDRSRRYETANGFALDIQRYLAGEPVLAVPPSRSYRLRKFVRKNRVALTTASVITSLVVAGVMGVLVVKLQANRDLTAKNTELVAEQVKVEKRFELAQKAIAKLHSGVGEDLLLKSGQFKELRNQLLKEAGEFYGDMEKLLEGEVDPKSRSLLADGYFQLADLTDQIGSKPKALALHRKALEMRRNLAAAPGSDLKTQLNVARSLGAVGYILLFTGDLDGAMLNFREQHDTAAALAKDSPTEAVQVVVAQSLTRFAMVHRSKQRPSEASTETDMAAAILRKLSKVNPTSEELQQELARTLEQSGKLLWEAGKWQPALANHDNAHVIWNKLASTHSDISRYQYSLGISDYYIGDTLLDVGKPAQALPSLRKAAAIAKNLADTYPAVTKFQIMLAFIQRDIGSALSDMGRSAEAKEALLQVMENCERIDKSDSSLVTVREPLESFFLSFALFAQTFCVFY